From Leptospira brenneri:
GGTTTTGAAATACTTCTTGGTTTTTAGTGATATTGGATTTGATTCCTGAAATCTCTTCCACGAGAGACTGTAAGGTTTCTTTCTCTGATTCCAAAATCCGACTCATAGAAAGAAATTCTTGGTAAGATTCTTCAATTTCTTTTTCTAAAACTTCGACTTCTTTTTCAAGGCTATCTTTCTTTTCTCGAATGACCGATTCTTGTTCCTTAGCACCTAAAATTCGTTTTTGGATTTCTTCAATTCGTTCATCCAAAACAGCAATTTCTTTCTGTTGGTTTTCCAAACGAGAGTTGGATTCGAGAAGTTTTTTCTCAATTTCTACAATATGAGTTCTAGTTTCTTCCCAATGATTCCTGTGCAGAATGATATTACTTTGATGGTCTCGTATACCGCGAGTTAGGTTTTCGTTTTCTAAAATTAAGTCTTCGATTTCTTGATCGATGGATTCTTTTTTAGAAAGGATTCCATCTTTATCAAAAAGTAGATTTCTAAAATCATCTTCTCGTTTCAAAAACCCTGATAGTTTTTCTGAGTACTGGCCAAAATTGATTTCTTGTAACCGTGAAATACCTTCAGAAACTTGGGTTCTTTCTAAATGGGAAAGAGCCAGCTCTAAGTTTTTACGATACAATTCTAAATCGGAAAGAAGTTCCAATTTGTCGGCATTACGAATCTCTTCACCTTCTTTAGATTCTCTTTTTTTATTTTCTAACTCTTGGATGAGTTCAAAAATTACCGTTTTTTGTTTGTCACGAAGGGTGATATGGCGTTTTTCATTTTCACCAATCCTTCCTTCTTTTTCCTCAATGGACTTTTCTTCTTCCTTGATGGACAATTCCAAAGAAACACGTCGGGATTCTAGGGTTTGGATTTCCTGTTGGAGAGTGGTTTGGATTTCTCTTTGGCGTTCGTTTTCAAGTTCAATCCCACGTTTCTCAACTTCTAGTTTGATTGTGGCTTGGTTTTCTGTTTCTAAAGCAGAAAGGATTTCTCCAATCCGAAGTTCATACTCCAAAATGAATGTTTTGTTTTTGGCTATTTTCTCTTTCTGGATTTGGCTTTTAGAAAGGTGATCGAATAATTTTTTATCAATTTCTGCGATCTCACGTTCCTTTGCTTCTTTGGTAGTTTCCTTTTCGGAAATCAAATTGGTTTCGTTTTGAATGAGAGATAAGATAGATTTGTTTTTTTCACGGATCTCAAGCAGTTCTTCGTCCGATTTTTTCATCCTACGTTTGAAATCTCTCAGTTTTAAAAACCTTAGGTTTTTATCGGACTCATCTAAATCAGATTTAAGTTTGAAATATTGTTCTGCTTTTTCGGATTGTTTTTCTTTAACTTCCAGGTCTTTCACCATGGAATTCATAATGTCTTGGATCCGAAGTAAATTCTGATTGGTATCATCCAACTTCTTAGTGGCTTCTTTCCGATCCAGTTTGAACCGAGACACACCAGCGGCCTCTTCAAAGATGGCCCTTCTTTCTTCTGGTTTGGAATTGAGAATTTGATCCACGCGACCTTGTTCCAAAATACTGTAACTCGACTTACCAATTCCTGTATCGAGAAGTGTTTTTTCGATATCCTTTCTTGTGGTCCTGATATCATTGAGATAGTATTCGTTTTCTCCATCAGGGTATAAACGACGAGTGATTTTGACAGAAGGATAATCTATGTTGAAAAAATGGTCATCATTATCAAACAGAATCGAAACCTCTGAAAACCCAGCAGGCCGCCTACTCTCTGTTCCGTGGAAGATGACATCGTCCATCTTCTCTCCTCGAAGTCCCTTGGCACTTTTTTCTCCAAAGACCCATTTTACGGAATCGACAATATTTGATTTTCCCGAACCATTCGGTCCGACGACAGCAGTAAACCCAGGATCGAAATTGATCTCCGTTTCATCCGCAAATGTTTTGAATCCAACAATACTTAGGCTCTTTAAATGCATATATGTTTCGCCGTTCGATTTCCCTGTTTCCCAGTTGACATTACTTGAGAGACATAAGAAAAAACCTTAGATAGTATTATGTCCCAAATTATCGATCCCATTTCCAGTGAAATTTTTGAAAGGAAGCCATACTTACGAAATTATTTCAGAAACTTCTCTTCTGAAAATCTCTGGGAATTGGGTTCTGCAAAGAAGGAAGGGGAATATTATGTCTCATTAAATGGAGAACCCCTATCCTCTTCCTTCTCTCCCCTAACACAAGCCATCCGTTTGCTCGATACCTATTCTTTAAAGTCTACCGACATTGTCATTTTGTTTGGACTGGGGAACCCTCACCTCATTCAAAAAATCAGTGAAACTTTGGCACCAGGTCAAATTTTAATTCTGATTGGAGACGACGAGACCCTAATCCCCGTTATTTGGGACGAGATTTTAAAACCAGTAATGACGATTCCCGGAAGACATCTATTTTCAGGAGAGGCATTTTTTCCTCTGTTTTTTAACTATCTTGAGTCCTTACCGATCGAACGCGTGAGTGGACTCAAAGTCATCCGTAACCCAACCGATACAAATCGAAACCCAATTTATCGTGAATTAGAAGAAAAAACCCAAACAGTATTTTCGGCAAAGATGAGTGACCTACTCACTAAGTTTGAATTTGAAAGATTATGGATTAAAAATTCCATTTGGAATTTGATTCATGTGGGAAAAACACCACCTGTCCGGTATCCAATTTCTTCACTTAAAGATCAATTTAAAGGTTTAACCGCCGTACTCGTGTCAGCTGGTCCTAGTTTACGAAAGAATCTAACTTGGTTGCAAAATGTGAGAGACAAGGTATTTGTTTTGTCTTGTGATACATCTCTCAAAGTTTTAATCAAAGCTGGGATAGAAGCAGATGGAGTTGTGACTCTGGATGCCCAAACCAATTCCTTTTTTCATTTTATGGGTGAGAGTCTGACAAAAATTCCACTTTTTGCGGACCTAGTTAGTTCCCCCACACTCCTTCGTGAACCAATGTTCAGGTCCGTTGTCCATTCCGTCACAGCCAAATACCAAGTCGATGCGGAAGGAGCTCTGGTTAGGGAAGTCACGGCAGGAGGAGAGCTCGCCGAACAGGTATTTAATGAAGTGGGAGATATTCAGTCAGGTGGGTCTGTGGCAACCACTGCTTTTGATATGTTACGTTTTATGGGATTTACTTCCGTGTATTTTCTTGGCCAAGACCTTGCCTATTCGGGAAGAGAGATCCATTCCACGGGAACCCATCATAACGAGAAATGGCTCACATTACTTAACAGAAAAAATAGTTTAGAACGAATCAATGAAGTGATCATTCGTAAAAGAGAAACTAGGTTTGTGCCAAAAGCAGGTGCAGAAGGCACTGTCCTTACCGATTATGTTTTGGATTTGTATCGACATTGGTTTGAAGAATCCGCAACCAGTGTTTCCGAAATGAAACTCTTCAATGTGAATGAAGATGGGGCAGAGATTGCTGGGATTCCGTCCGTTCGTCCAGACAAAGCGATAGAAAATTTAGAAAACACACCCAATCATAACTATCCTTGGCGAAAGATTGCCATTTGGCAGATGGGCTTCGAGGAAAAGAGAGAATTAGAAACAAGTTCGAAAAATAAATCTCTTTATCCCCAAAAGAAAGAAAAAACCAACCAGGGAAAAGAAGATCATCCAACCTACTTACATCCGAACGGATCTGAAAAACTTTTTCAAACCATTCAAAAAGATTTAGAATTTATGGAACAAGGTCTAAACCAATTTGAGGCGGATCCGGAAAAAAAACCTTTCCAGGATTCGGACCTTTGGATTTGGATTCGCGAACAGTCTTACCTAAGACGAATGGTTCGTAAAACTGAAATTTATATTTTGCGTCATAAAGATTTGGAGTTAGATCGTAAAAACCAACTTTTGATCCAATCCATCAAAAAAGAAATTAGGTATTTAAAACGAAGTCTTTACCCAATGATCGATTCATTTCCAGAAAAAGGATGAAATACAGAATTGTCTTCGAACTCAGGAAAATAATCAAAAAAAAGTTTTTGCGATACCACTCGGTAAGCAAAAGGGTTTTTCTCCGCATAACCATCTGTATAGGGAAGTGCAGGCAATTGG
This genomic window contains:
- a CDS encoding chromosome segregation SMC family protein, with protein sequence MHLKSLSIVGFKTFADETEINFDPGFTAVVGPNGSGKSNIVDSVKWVFGEKSAKGLRGEKMDDVIFHGTESRRPAGFSEVSILFDNDDHFFNIDYPSVKITRRLYPDGENEYYLNDIRTTRKDIEKTLLDTGIGKSSYSILEQGRVDQILNSKPEERRAIFEEAAGVSRFKLDRKEATKKLDDTNQNLLRIQDIMNSMVKDLEVKEKQSEKAEQYFKLKSDLDESDKNLRFLKLRDFKRRMKKSDEELLEIREKNKSILSLIQNETNLISEKETTKEAKEREIAEIDKKLFDHLSKSQIQKEKIAKNKTFILEYELRIGEILSALETENQATIKLEVEKRGIELENERQREIQTTLQQEIQTLESRRVSLELSIKEEEKSIEEKEGRIGENEKRHITLRDKQKTVIFELIQELENKKRESKEGEEIRNADKLELLSDLELYRKNLELALSHLERTQVSEGISRLQEINFGQYSEKLSGFLKREDDFRNLLFDKDGILSKKESIDQEIEDLILENENLTRGIRDHQSNIILHRNHWEETRTHIVEIEKKLLESNSRLENQQKEIAVLDERIEEIQKRILGAKEQESVIREKKDSLEKEVEVLEKEIEESYQEFLSMSRILESEKETLQSLVEEISGIKSNITKNQEVFQNLLPLLSEKERTSSALKVQIDSLVEELYNDYSLTDSELETERGALDLDQKAEERRLRSSKSEIQLLGSINPLAIEEYRNIKEIYEHNLKQKIDIESSKKDIEEVLKRINEESEKLFQETFEKIKQNFQETFSTLFNGGRATLELTEKEDSLNSGVEIMAEPPGKHVQNLRLLSGGEKSLTAIALLFAIYMVKPSPFCFLDEIDAALDEANKLRFCQILDRFKDKTQFIVVSHAQSTISRANAIFGVTNEEPGISKILSLRLDEAKSLSKQISQKTGTDN
- a CDS encoding motility associated factor glycosyltransferase family protein yields the protein MSQIIDPISSEIFERKPYLRNYFRNFSSENLWELGSAKKEGEYYVSLNGEPLSSSFSPLTQAIRLLDTYSLKSTDIVILFGLGNPHLIQKISETLAPGQILILIGDDETLIPVIWDEILKPVMTIPGRHLFSGEAFFPLFFNYLESLPIERVSGLKVIRNPTDTNRNPIYRELEEKTQTVFSAKMSDLLTKFEFERLWIKNSIWNLIHVGKTPPVRYPISSLKDQFKGLTAVLVSAGPSLRKNLTWLQNVRDKVFVLSCDTSLKVLIKAGIEADGVVTLDAQTNSFFHFMGESLTKIPLFADLVSSPTLLREPMFRSVVHSVTAKYQVDAEGALVREVTAGGELAEQVFNEVGDIQSGGSVATTAFDMLRFMGFTSVYFLGQDLAYSGREIHSTGTHHNEKWLTLLNRKNSLERINEVIIRKRETRFVPKAGAEGTVLTDYVLDLYRHWFEESATSVSEMKLFNVNEDGAEIAGIPSVRPDKAIENLENTPNHNYPWRKIAIWQMGFEEKRELETSSKNKSLYPQKKEKTNQGKEDHPTYLHPNGSEKLFQTIQKDLEFMEQGLNQFEADPEKKPFQDSDLWIWIREQSYLRRMVRKTEIYILRHKDLELDRKNQLLIQSIKKEIRYLKRSLYPMIDSFPEKG